A DNA window from Bdellovibrio sp. BCCA contains the following coding sequences:
- a CDS encoding U32 family peptidase C-terminal domain-containing protein, with the protein MTPELLMPAGSLEKLKYAFHYGADAVYVGVPLFSLRARENEMTFEDLQRGIQFARENGKQIYVTANIFARNLKLKSFRENFKKWVDLKPDAFIMSDPGLMMIAKETDPNVNIHLSVQANCMNWQSVKFWQQQGASRIILSRELRLEEIKEIHERVPDIELEAFVHGSICIAYSGRCLLSHYMSYRDANQGVCDNSCRYGYNIHKAETSKEDEYYLEDLRNKGQFYQIDEDENGTYIMNAKDLCVIEHLRELRDAGICSFKVEGRTKSLYYASMVAKIYRQAIDDMAAGKDFDRNLLLELSKIPNRGYHKGFVTGNLSHHSQEYRHSTSRHYTQRFAGIVLGKSENSNFLKVETRHRLRTGDEVEVISPLKTQKAVVGKILNANKELVPQAGGGGLVFHLELPVEAAPNSLVSLIEHSGG; encoded by the coding sequence ATGACTCCCGAGTTGCTAATGCCCGCGGGTTCGCTTGAAAAATTAAAATACGCCTTTCACTATGGCGCTGATGCCGTTTACGTGGGCGTACCTTTATTCAGTCTGCGCGCTCGAGAAAACGAGATGACGTTCGAAGACCTTCAGCGCGGCATCCAGTTTGCCCGCGAAAATGGGAAACAAATTTATGTCACGGCCAATATTTTCGCGAGAAATTTGAAACTGAAATCATTTCGAGAGAATTTTAAAAAATGGGTCGACCTAAAACCCGATGCTTTTATTATGAGCGATCCGGGACTTATGATGATTGCCAAGGAAACAGATCCCAACGTCAATATTCATTTGAGCGTTCAAGCCAACTGTATGAATTGGCAAAGTGTGAAGTTCTGGCAGCAACAAGGAGCCTCACGAATCATTCTTAGCCGCGAACTCCGTCTTGAAGAGATCAAAGAAATCCATGAACGAGTTCCTGATATTGAACTGGAAGCATTCGTACACGGTTCTATTTGTATCGCCTACTCAGGCCGCTGTTTGCTTTCTCATTACATGAGTTACCGTGATGCCAATCAGGGCGTATGCGACAACAGTTGCCGCTACGGCTACAATATCCATAAAGCGGAAACAAGTAAAGAAGACGAATATTACCTCGAAGATCTGCGCAACAAAGGACAGTTTTATCAAATTGATGAAGACGAAAATGGCACCTACATTATGAACGCCAAGGATCTTTGTGTGATCGAACATCTTCGCGAACTGCGTGATGCGGGCATCTGCTCCTTCAAAGTGGAAGGGCGAACTAAATCTCTTTATTATGCTTCGATGGTTGCAAAAATTTATCGTCAGGCCATTGACGACATGGCCGCCGGAAAGGACTTCGACCGGAATCTTTTGCTCGAACTTTCAAAAATTCCCAATCGCGGTTATCACAAAGGATTTGTCACCGGCAATCTAAGTCATCACTCTCAGGAATACCGTCATTCAACGTCACGTCACTACACGCAAAGATTTGCCGGGATTGTTCTTGGTAAATCTGAAAATTCAAATTTTCTAAAAGTTGAAACCCGACACCGGTTGCGCACCGGTGATGAAGTGGAAGTTATTTCTCCTTTAAAAACACAGAAAGCCGTGGTCGGAAAAATTCTAAATGCGAATAAAGAACTTGTTCCACAGGCCGGTGGAGGCGGATTGGTCTTTCATCTGGAACTTCCTGTGGAAGCTGCCCCGAATTCTTTAGTCAGTCTAATTGAGCACTCAGGGGGATGA